One window of the Leptolyngbya sp. FACHB-261 genome contains the following:
- a CDS encoding AEC family transporter — MAETLLNAYAPLLLWMGLGLLLLRLLPAQLPRLLGRGLYWVGVPLQILALARQTDFSGSIWLPPLITVGVLLLGLGLVLLGLQMVGRLAPKWLSPPTPNRLEHQDLTLSLNPLQLDSPQTEPSAAARRGSLVLSSILGNTGFVGLGIAPSLVADPYLGWLVLYSVTHNVIGSYGMGVFISSYFGRPRTGGHWWWQLRDVLTVPSLWAFTFGWLSRTWIFPEIIESGLHASVGLIIPAAFLLTGMRLSQLPGLKGLRIALLPAMFKVVVLPGLTGLALRVWGLPMEVCLALVLMSGMPTAFASLILAEEYNLDRELTAGSIALSTAGVLVMIPVWLSLFR, encoded by the coding sequence TTGGCTGAAACACTACTCAATGCCTATGCGCCCCTGCTCCTGTGGATGGGGCTAGGGCTTTTGCTGCTTCGCCTGCTGCCAGCTCAACTTCCTCGCCTGCTAGGCCGTGGCCTGTATTGGGTGGGCGTACCTCTGCAAATCTTAGCGTTGGCCCGTCAGACCGACTTCTCAGGCAGCATCTGGTTACCACCATTAATTACGGTTGGAGTGCTGTTGCTGGGTTTGGGCTTGGTGTTACTGGGCTTACAGATGGTTGGCCGTCTGGCCCCCAAATGGTTATCTCCCCCAACTCCAAATCGGTTGGAGCATCAAGACCTGACCTTGAGCCTAAACCCGCTCCAGCTAGACTCCCCTCAAACTGAACCGAGTGCAGCTGCAAGGCGGGGCAGCTTAGTCCTATCTTCAATTCTGGGCAATACCGGCTTTGTTGGCTTGGGCATCGCGCCTTCGCTGGTTGCTGACCCTTATTTAGGCTGGCTGGTGCTCTATAGCGTGACTCACAACGTCATCGGCAGCTATGGTATGGGCGTGTTTATCTCCAGCTACTTTGGTCGGCCTCGGACCGGTGGTCATTGGTGGTGGCAACTACGGGATGTGCTGACTGTCCCTTCGCTGTGGGCGTTTACATTTGGCTGGCTTAGCCGCACCTGGATTTTTCCTGAAATCATTGAGTCTGGTCTGCATGCCTCGGTCGGGCTGATCATCCCCGCTGCTTTTTTGCTGACTGGCATGCGCTTGAGCCAACTACCTGGACTCAAAGGCTTGCGCATCGCCCTCTTGCCAGCAATGTTTAAGGTGGTTGTGCTACCAGGACTGACCGGTTTAGCTCTACGAGTTTGGGGGTTGCCGATGGAAGTTTGTCTAGCGCTAGTCCTGATGTCGGGGATGCCAACCGCTTTTGCTAGCTTGATTTTGGCTGAAGAATACAACCTGGACCGGGAGCTAACGGCGGGTAGCATTGCCCTGAGCACTGCTGGTGTTTTAGTGATGATTCCCGTCTGGTTAAGCCTATTTCGCTAA
- a CDS encoding tetratricopeptide repeat protein: MHRWMVRLGFPLAILVGLELSVGAVPQAASPAADLVDQAVVQLQQGQPVQAEALLNQAIRQLGQQGDPQLEAAAQFLLGRTYLEMERYQEALTVHQQALNLAANLNNPLLRGAILTSTAQTYALLGQYAQAINTYQQALQLARQLKDRAWEGTLLNNLGFIYKETNQLNEALRYFQQGLAIGRALGDLDQVGTCLNCIGLAYMGLGNYTEALDYYQQALAQARSRNNLTDQVGILSNIGATQRALNNLPAALTAFAQALRLAEQLGDSEQAQVLRNEIILLRRDLPG; encoded by the coding sequence ATGCACCGCTGGATGGTCCGGCTGGGCTTCCCCTTGGCGATTCTAGTGGGTCTGGAACTCTCCGTCGGCGCCGTGCCTCAGGCCGCTTCGCCTGCTGCTGACTTGGTAGATCAGGCTGTGGTCCAACTGCAACAGGGGCAACCCGTTCAGGCTGAGGCACTGCTCAATCAGGCGATTCGTCAACTGGGGCAGCAGGGGGACCCTCAGCTAGAGGCAGCGGCACAATTTCTTCTAGGACGGACTTACCTGGAGATGGAGCGCTATCAAGAAGCGCTCACCGTTCACCAGCAGGCGTTAAACCTTGCCGCCAATCTGAACAACCCCCTGCTACGCGGTGCCATCCTTACCAGTACTGCGCAGACTTATGCCCTGTTAGGACAGTATGCTCAAGCGATCAATACATATCAGCAAGCGCTTCAGCTCGCCCGCCAGTTAAAAGACCGGGCCTGGGAAGGAACGCTGCTAAACAACCTGGGCTTCATCTACAAAGAAACTAATCAGCTCAATGAAGCCTTGCGCTATTTTCAGCAAGGTCTGGCGATTGGGCGGGCCTTGGGCGATCTCGATCAGGTCGGCACCTGCCTCAATTGCATTGGCCTTGCCTACATGGGTCTGGGAAATTACACCGAAGCCCTGGATTATTACCAGCAGGCCCTAGCACAGGCGCGCAGCCGCAATAATTTGACTGACCAGGTTGGCATCTTGTCTAACATTGGTGCAACTCAACGCGCTTTGAACAACCTGCCCGCAGCTCTGACTGCCTTTGCCCAGGCGTTGCGTTTGGCTGAGCAGCTTGGCGACTCGGAACAGGCACAAGTTCTGCGCAATGAAATCATTTTGCTGCGGAGGGATCTCCCTGGGTGA
- the tkt gene encoding transketolase, with protein sequence MAVATQSLEQLCINTIRFLAVDAVEKANSGHPGLPMGAAPMAFVLWDKFLKFNPHNPKWSDRDRFVLSAGHGSMLQYALLHLAGYDLSLDDLKQFRQWKSKTPGHPENFETLGVEVTTGPLGQGVGNGVGLAIAEAHLAARFNKPGHSIVDHYTYVILGDGCNMEGVASEAASLAGHLKLGKLIMLYDDNHISIDGSTDLAFTEDVGKRYEAYGWHVSRVADGNEDLAGIQKAIDEAKSITDKPSLVIVTTTIGYGAPNKAGTSGIHGSPLGKTEVPAAKQNLGWPEEPTFYVPEDVKNYFGKAVERGANAEAEWQKRFDAYAAEYPELAAEYKRVLAGELPSGWEEALKPVTEKADATRNLSGFCLNALAPAVPELLGGSADLAHSNMTYLKGIEDFQPGSYDGRNFRYGVREHGMGAVLNGMALHGGTIPYGATFLVFSDYMRAAIRLSALSQVRVLYIMTHDSIGQGEDGPTHQPIEHIASLRAIPNLVVLRPADANEVVGAYHVALTNPKRPTLLALTRQKVANIAGTSVENTLKGGYIVVDEANPELILIATGSELEITVKAAEALKGEGKKVRVVSLPSWELFEDQPKEYRDSVLPPNVKKRVSVEAASSFGWAKYTGDEGANVSIDTFGASAPGSICMEKFGFTVDNVVATAKKVLG encoded by the coding sequence ATGGCTGTAGCAACCCAATCCCTTGAACAGCTTTGCATCAATACCATTCGGTTCTTAGCTGTCGATGCAGTAGAGAAAGCAAACTCCGGTCACCCGGGATTGCCGATGGGTGCTGCACCCATGGCCTTTGTCCTCTGGGATAAGTTCCTAAAGTTCAACCCTCACAATCCAAAATGGTCTGACCGCGACCGCTTTGTCTTATCGGCAGGCCACGGTTCGATGCTTCAGTATGCGCTGCTGCACTTGGCAGGCTACGACCTAAGCCTGGACGACCTCAAGCAATTCCGGCAGTGGAAGTCCAAGACACCCGGTCACCCAGAAAACTTTGAAACGCTTGGGGTCGAAGTCACCACAGGTCCCTTGGGCCAAGGTGTGGGCAATGGCGTGGGCCTTGCCATTGCGGAAGCTCATCTCGCGGCCCGCTTCAACAAGCCTGGCCATAGCATTGTCGATCACTACACCTATGTCATCCTGGGCGATGGCTGCAACATGGAAGGTGTGGCGTCGGAAGCAGCTTCGCTGGCTGGGCACTTAAAGCTCGGCAAGCTGATCATGCTCTACGACGACAACCATATTTCAATCGATGGCAGCACCGATCTGGCCTTCACCGAAGATGTAGGCAAGCGCTACGAAGCCTACGGTTGGCATGTGAGTCGGGTTGCAGATGGCAACGAAGATCTAGCGGGCATCCAGAAGGCAATCGACGAAGCCAAGTCGATCACTGATAAGCCCTCGTTGGTCATTGTTACGACCACGATTGGTTACGGTGCCCCTAACAAAGCTGGTACGTCTGGGATCCACGGTTCGCCTCTGGGCAAGACCGAAGTGCCCGCTGCCAAGCAAAATCTGGGCTGGCCCGAAGAGCCCACTTTTTATGTGCCTGAAGATGTCAAGAACTACTTCGGCAAAGCAGTCGAGCGTGGCGCCAATGCAGAAGCTGAGTGGCAAAAGCGGTTTGACGCTTATGCGGCTGAATATCCAGAACTAGCTGCTGAGTACAAGCGCGTTCTAGCAGGTGAGCTGCCCTCAGGTTGGGAAGAAGCCCTCAAGCCGGTGACTGAGAAGGCGGATGCTACGCGTAACCTCTCTGGCTTCTGCCTCAACGCTTTGGCTCCCGCGGTGCCTGAACTGTTAGGCGGCTCGGCAGACTTGGCCCACTCCAACATGACCTACCTCAAGGGCATTGAGGACTTCCAGCCTGGCAGCTACGACGGTCGCAACTTCCGCTACGGTGTGCGCGAGCACGGTATGGGCGCGGTGCTCAATGGCATGGCGCTGCATGGCGGCACGATTCCTTACGGTGCTACCTTCCTGGTGTTCAGCGATTACATGCGGGCGGCAATCCGCCTGTCGGCTCTGTCTCAGGTCCGCGTGCTCTACATCATGACCCATGACTCGATTGGTCAGGGTGAAGATGGTCCGACGCACCAACCGATCGAGCACATCGCTTCACTGCGGGCGATTCCGAACCTGGTAGTGCTTCGTCCTGCCGACGCTAATGAAGTCGTCGGAGCCTACCACGTGGCTCTGACCAATCCTAAGCGCCCGACTCTCTTGGCTCTCACCCGTCAAAAGGTAGCCAACATTGCAGGAACCTCGGTGGAAAACACCCTCAAGGGTGGCTACATCGTGGTGGACGAGGCCAATCCCGAGCTGATTCTGATCGCGACTGGCTCTGAGCTGGAGATCACCGTTAAGGCTGCCGAAGCACTCAAGGGCGAAGGCAAGAAAGTCCGTGTGGTTTCACTGCCCTCATGGGAACTGTTTGAAGATCAACCCAAGGAGTACCGTGACTCGGTGCTACCTCCCAACGTCAAGAAGCGGGTTTCGGTGGAAGCGGCCTCTAGCTTCGGTTGGGCCAAGTACACAGGTGATGAAGGGGCAAACGTCAGCATCGACACCTTCGGCGCTTCGGCTCCCGGCTCTATCTGCATGGAGAAGTTCGGCTTCACCGTTGATAACGTGGTTGCCACTGCTAAGAAAGTGCTTGGCTAG
- the prmC gene encoding peptide chain release factor N(5)-glutamine methyltransferase: MSSQAQPQTQDFWQWYDQAQQQARALGIPTAELDWLLRELAGLDRLSLRLRPSLQHLSSSEFDHLWQRRLQERIPVQYLVGRVSWRDFELRVTPAVLIPRPETELLVDLAAARAHSGETWADLGTGSGAIALGLARLQLGLKLVATDISEVALAIAQENAKRLGSTVEQQVQFYQGNWFEPLSRLNKPLDGMMSNPPYIPAAEVLQLEPEVRQHEPHLALDGGPDGLSAFRQLVQEAPSYLRPGGHWLVEVMADQAASVAQQLAASRCYTDIQTYPDLAGIERFVGAVCCHSRWEAH; this comes from the coding sequence TTGAGCAGCCAAGCGCAGCCTCAGACTCAGGACTTCTGGCAATGGTATGACCAAGCCCAGCAGCAAGCTAGGGCATTGGGTATCCCCACTGCCGAGCTGGACTGGTTGCTTCGGGAACTAGCTGGCTTGGATCGGTTGAGCCTGAGGTTGCGACCCTCGCTCCAGCATCTGTCGTCGTCAGAGTTCGACCACCTCTGGCAGCGGCGTCTACAGGAGCGGATTCCTGTTCAGTATTTAGTTGGACGCGTGTCTTGGCGGGATTTTGAGCTACGAGTAACTCCAGCGGTGCTGATTCCACGACCAGAGACGGAGCTGCTTGTCGATTTAGCTGCCGCTCGCGCCCACAGCGGCGAAACCTGGGCTGATTTAGGCACCGGCAGTGGGGCGATTGCGCTCGGTCTCGCCCGCTTACAACTGGGGCTAAAGCTGGTTGCCACAGATATTAGTGAGGTTGCTCTCGCTATAGCCCAAGAGAACGCCAAACGACTAGGCTCTACGGTGGAACAGCAGGTGCAGTTCTACCAGGGCAATTGGTTTGAGCCTTTGAGCAGGTTGAACAAGCCTTTAGACGGCATGATGTCGAATCCTCCCTACATTCCCGCTGCCGAAGTTCTGCAACTGGAACCGGAAGTACGTCAGCACGAACCTCATCTAGCGCTTGACGGCGGACCCGATGGCTTATCTGCCTTCAGGCAGCTCGTACAGGAGGCACCGTCATATTTGCGACCGGGTGGGCATTGGCTAGTGGAAGTGATGGCAGATCAAGCGGCCAGTGTTGCCCAGCAGTTAGCGGCCAGTAGGTGTTACACAGACATTCAGACTTACCCGGACTTGGCAGGCATTGAGCGTTTTGTGGGGGCTGTGTGCTGTCATTCGCGGTGGGAGGCTCATTGA
- a CDS encoding glycosyltransferase family 4 protein, translating into MRIAQIAPLWERVPPPGYGGVELVVGLLTDELVRRGHEVTLFASGDSATRAQLCSVHPRALRLDPEVKEYSVYEMMQLSRAYGQASEFDVIHSHVGYAAMQLAEFVNTPTVHTLHGVFTPDGERLFKQFSHQAFLTISEAQREPRLGLNYISTVYNGIDPDAYPFRAAPQNPPYLAFVGRISPEKGPHLAIQVAREAGLPLLMAGKVDAVDRDYYHDVIHPLIDGKQITYLGEVTHQEKAELLGGALATLFTITWREPFGLVMVESMACGTPVLAMRMGSAPEVIAHGKTGFLVNDPQEMVDLIEPTSRLSRSTCREHVLSRFCVRSMVDGYEAAYRQVIAERAERNGKLSSPPVTQS; encoded by the coding sequence ATGCGGATTGCCCAGATTGCGCCTCTATGGGAGCGTGTCCCTCCCCCAGGTTATGGAGGTGTCGAGCTTGTGGTAGGCCTGCTAACTGATGAACTAGTGCGTCGTGGCCATGAAGTTACCCTCTTCGCCTCGGGGGATTCAGCCACCCGTGCCCAACTTTGTTCGGTCCATCCCCGCGCCTTACGCTTGGATCCTGAAGTAAAGGAATACAGCGTTTACGAGATGATGCAGTTGTCGCGGGCCTATGGACAAGCGAGTGAATTCGATGTGATTCACAGCCATGTTGGCTATGCCGCAATGCAGCTCGCGGAGTTTGTAAACACGCCTACTGTGCATACTTTGCACGGTGTTTTTACACCCGATGGCGAACGCTTATTCAAGCAATTCTCACACCAAGCTTTTCTGACTATTAGCGAGGCACAGCGAGAGCCACGCCTAGGTCTGAACTACATTAGTACGGTTTATAACGGCATTGATCCTGATGCTTATCCATTCCGAGCTGCGCCCCAAAACCCACCTTACCTAGCTTTTGTTGGACGCATTTCGCCTGAGAAAGGTCCTCACCTAGCCATTCAGGTAGCTAGAGAAGCAGGCTTACCCTTACTAATGGCAGGCAAGGTGGATGCAGTCGATCGCGATTACTATCACGATGTCATTCACCCCTTAATTGACGGCAAGCAAATTACTTATTTGGGTGAAGTCACGCATCAAGAAAAAGCCGAGTTGCTGGGCGGTGCTTTGGCAACCCTATTCACGATTACCTGGCGCGAACCATTCGGCCTAGTCATGGTGGAATCAATGGCCTGCGGCACACCCGTATTGGCAATGCGTATGGGTTCCGCTCCAGAGGTTATTGCTCATGGCAAAACAGGCTTCTTGGTGAACGACCCGCAGGAAATGGTGGACCTGATTGAGCCGACCAGCCGCCTAAGCCGAAGCACTTGTAGAGAGCATGTCTTGTCTCGCTTCTGTGTTCGCAGCATGGTAGATGGCTACGAGGCGGCCTATCGTCAGGTGATCGCTGAACGGGCAGAGCGGAATGGCAAGCTGAGCAGCCCACCCGTTACGCAGAGCTGA
- a CDS encoding S1C family serine protease — protein MPDENKLKIWSVLVALVFLLLAPLAAYGETFSSTAIAVRAPSTKISVTRIRSGLLPGIVVGGHYQGLFRGLNERYTAAGRLDESLEAAFRRELEDELVQAGYAVAGAHGHSVFADQVSTDDIPARFLLGGTITDVQFNSYSSWFASNTEDQRTIRWEVLDRETNRVIANRETVGKAKVSGVDNPAATYEAVRNSFKAFLAEAALETALKQASEQWQTVSSEVNVAYNIRPSTCADTALTIEQIAGRSIPSIVGIRTPEVRGSGFFIDSSGLLLTNHHVVGSSFSVQVDLYDGSTQSAQVVAVDPRTDVALLKLKGEASNLRSLPICTETSVKVGEDVVAIGHPLAFSNTVTRGIVSGIRTLEQRDLIQTDVAINPGNSGGPLLNKQGAVIGIVTEKVAGRGVEGLGFALPIAESLQKLSVSIQKTS, from the coding sequence ATGCCTGATGAGAACAAACTGAAGATTTGGAGTGTGTTGGTTGCCTTAGTGTTCCTACTGCTGGCTCCGCTGGCTGCCTATGGGGAGACGTTTAGTTCGACTGCGATTGCGGTTCGTGCTCCCAGTACCAAAATCAGCGTTACGCGGATTCGCTCTGGGCTATTACCTGGAATAGTGGTCGGGGGCCACTATCAGGGGTTATTTCGAGGCTTAAATGAGCGCTACACCGCTGCCGGACGCCTGGACGAGTCGTTGGAAGCCGCGTTCCGGCGTGAGCTAGAAGATGAGTTGGTTCAAGCCGGTTATGCTGTGGCCGGCGCCCACGGTCATTCTGTGTTTGCCGACCAAGTTTCAACCGATGATATCCCGGCCCGTTTTCTATTAGGTGGCACGATCACTGACGTTCAGTTCAACTCGTATAGCTCCTGGTTTGCTAGCAATACGGAAGACCAGAGAACCATTCGTTGGGAAGTGCTCGACCGTGAAACCAATCGAGTAATTGCCAATCGAGAAACAGTCGGTAAAGCTAAGGTTTCTGGCGTTGATAATCCGGCCGCTACCTACGAAGCAGTTCGCAATAGTTTCAAAGCTTTCTTAGCGGAGGCAGCCCTAGAAACAGCTCTGAAACAAGCGTCAGAACAGTGGCAAACAGTGAGTTCAGAAGTGAACGTTGCCTACAATATTAGGCCTTCTACCTGTGCTGATACAGCACTGACTATTGAGCAAATTGCGGGCCGTTCAATTCCATCGATTGTGGGAATTCGCACCCCAGAGGTCAGAGGCAGCGGCTTTTTTATTGATTCCTCCGGCTTACTGCTCACCAATCACCATGTGGTTGGTTCATCCTTTTCAGTTCAGGTCGATCTTTACGACGGCTCTACGCAAAGTGCCCAAGTGGTTGCAGTCGATCCGCGCACCGATGTTGCTTTGCTCAAGCTAAAGGGTGAGGCCAGCAATCTTAGAAGCTTGCCTATCTGCACTGAAACGTCAGTCAAGGTGGGAGAAGATGTGGTTGCCATTGGCCATCCTCTCGCGTTTTCTAATACGGTGACCCGAGGTATCGTCAGTGGCATTCGCACCCTTGAGCAGCGCGATTTGATTCAAACCGATGTTGCGATTAATCCCGGCAATAGTGGCGGTCCTTTGCTCAATAAACAAGGTGCTGTGATTGGTATTGTCACGGAAAAAGTCGCAGGTCGTGGTGTTGAGGGTCTGGGTTTTGCCTTGCCGATTGCAGAATCGCTTCAGAAACTTAGCGTCAGCATTCAGAAAACGAGCTGA
- a CDS encoding DUF1565 domain-containing protein, with the protein MRREIACTAGWIWILLASCTPRGELTSTTTCDAATALATYTWRVEYYTDRNSGKQNASRTEDFARISLLNRNAERPQGAVTGPDDEGVWWPELPPRPSAEVMDQELRAQEQHEPPSLQRSVDYRLSCTDGELSTDARTYRQAAKSLRAAETVQARYSLDRILALESPAAGDIAGTSPDDTNQGNDDGNNTGPDNSGPNNDNSRTNSSRSRADAPNAQPSTLYVDISNGSDQGDGTEQQPLKTITQALGQAKAGTTIQLAPGTYSPDTGEMFPLQLKSGVTLRGDEAFRGKGFVITGGGRFLSPTWARQNITVLAVEGSKLLGVTLSNPNTRGSAVWVETGSPVLERNTFTGSHREGVFVSGNATPTLKSNTFEDNGGNGVSFTRDSGGLMTGNLVRNTGFGVAIGDQAAPKLINNQILKNRDGVVISGEAQPSLSQNTVADNERDGIVVTNSAQPQLQQNRLSQNGQYDLNNNTGTALSMDGTELSGLKVQGPVN; encoded by the coding sequence ATGCGACGAGAGATTGCCTGTACTGCTGGCTGGATCTGGATCCTGTTGGCAAGTTGCACGCCTAGAGGGGAACTCACCAGCACAACCACTTGTGACGCAGCAACGGCTTTGGCGACCTATACCTGGCGAGTGGAGTACTACACCGACCGTAACAGCGGTAAACAGAACGCCTCTCGAACAGAAGATTTCGCCCGTATCAGCCTGTTGAACCGCAATGCGGAACGACCGCAGGGTGCTGTTACAGGCCCTGATGACGAGGGAGTTTGGTGGCCCGAACTACCACCCCGCCCTTCTGCCGAGGTTATGGATCAGGAGCTCCGAGCTCAGGAGCAACATGAGCCTCCCAGCTTACAGCGCAGTGTAGATTACCGGCTGAGCTGTACCGATGGAGAACTCAGCACTGATGCTCGGACTTATCGTCAAGCTGCCAAATCCCTGCGAGCCGCAGAAACCGTTCAAGCTCGTTATAGTCTGGATCGGATTCTAGCTTTAGAGTCACCTGCAGCTGGAGATATCGCTGGAACGAGCCCTGATGACACCAATCAAGGCAACGATGACGGCAACAATACTGGGCCAGATAATTCTGGGCCCAATAACGATAACAGCCGCACGAATTCATCCCGAAGCCGTGCCGATGCCCCAAATGCTCAGCCAAGCACTCTCTATGTTGATATCTCGAACGGCAGCGATCAGGGAGATGGCACAGAGCAACAGCCTTTAAAAACAATTACTCAGGCGCTCGGTCAGGCCAAGGCAGGAACGACGATCCAGCTTGCACCAGGTACCTACAGCCCCGACACCGGTGAGATGTTTCCCCTACAGCTCAAATCCGGCGTGACTTTGCGTGGGGATGAGGCGTTTCGAGGCAAGGGCTTTGTGATCACGGGTGGCGGTCGATTCTTAAGTCCCACCTGGGCTAGGCAAAATATCACCGTGCTAGCCGTTGAGGGGTCCAAGCTTCTGGGAGTTACCCTAAGCAACCCTAATACACGAGGTTCAGCAGTCTGGGTGGAAACAGGCTCGCCAGTCTTGGAACGCAATACCTTCACCGGTAGCCACCGCGAAGGGGTGTTTGTCTCTGGCAACGCGACCCCAACCTTGAAGTCCAACACCTTTGAAGACAATGGTGGCAATGGGGTCTCCTTTACCCGTGATAGCGGCGGCTTAATGACAGGTAATCTGGTGCGCAATACAGGTTTTGGGGTTGCGATTGGTGATCAAGCCGCTCCCAAGCTGATCAACAATCAGATTTTGAAAAACCGGGATGGCGTTGTGATTTCTGGGGAAGCTCAGCCGAGCTTGAGTCAGAATACAGTCGCTGACAACGAGCGGGATGGCATTGTTGTCACCAATAGTGCTCAGCCACAGCTGCAACAAAATCGGCTGAGTCAAAACGGTCAGTACGACCTCAACAACAATACCGGCACTGCTCTAAGCATGGACGGTACTGAATTGAGTGGACTCAAGGTGCAAGGTCCCGTCAATTAA
- a CDS encoding tryptophan-rich sensory protein, with translation MIDRWVIGGITAAILIGGGGVSSLLIPKDHFRWFMQLRRPRWLVFEPLIPFIWTLIFVCGAISAMLVWEQDRNLTEKMLLMALYFLVAALTISFNPVVVGLKSLQGGLIVGGAATVLVWLLTLLVWRISGVAALLLVPYVIWGPIGTYVTGELQKLNPRD, from the coding sequence GTGATTGACCGATGGGTGATTGGCGGTATAACCGCAGCGATTCTGATTGGTGGTGGTGGCGTGAGTTCCCTGCTAATCCCCAAAGATCACTTCCGCTGGTTTATGCAGCTGCGCCGCCCACGCTGGCTAGTTTTTGAGCCTTTGATTCCCTTTATTTGGACCCTGATTTTTGTCTGCGGCGCGATCTCCGCCATGCTCGTTTGGGAGCAGGATCGGAACTTAACCGAGAAAATGCTGCTCATGGCGCTTTACTTCCTGGTCGCGGCCCTGACGATTAGCTTCAACCCAGTTGTGGTTGGCCTCAAAAGTCTGCAGGGCGGTTTAATCGTCGGCGGAGCCGCGACCGTGCTGGTTTGGTTGCTGACCCTGCTGGTCTGGCGGATTTCGGGAGTAGCGGCTTTACTCCTGGTGCCCTATGTGATTTGGGGACCGATCGGCACCTATGTCACTGGGGAATTGCAAAAGCTGAATCCACGGGATTGA
- a CDS encoding translation initiation factor, with translation MARSDKRDQRNAAGERVVYSESNHYQNEAAQARPTPELPPNQQNLRIEASRKGRGGKTVTLVTGFVSKPETLEKLLKQLKAQCGTGGTLKQSEKGPELEIQGDHRPKVLQFLTAQGYKAKLSGG, from the coding sequence ATGGCCCGCAGTGACAAACGGGATCAACGCAACGCTGCCGGGGAGCGCGTTGTCTACAGCGAATCCAATCACTATCAAAACGAGGCAGCCCAAGCCAGACCGACACCCGAACTACCCCCCAATCAACAAAACCTGCGTATTGAAGCCAGCCGTAAGGGGCGAGGTGGCAAAACAGTGACGCTAGTGACAGGCTTCGTTAGCAAACCAGAAACACTAGAAAAACTGCTCAAACAACTAAAAGCTCAATGTGGAACAGGGGGCACGCTTAAGCAAAGTGAGAAAGGGCCTGAGCTAGAAATCCAGGGCGACCACCGGCCAAAAGTCTTGCAATTTCTAACTGCTCAAGGCTACAAAGCTAAGCTATCAGGCGGTTGA
- a CDS encoding NAD(+) kinase: MPKAGIIYNDSKPSAERATQELITWLSDLGWEVRTTTGWGGILGYARPESPVCHTPIESLVPPGFDDGLAFAIALGGDGTVLSAFRQVAPCKLPVLAINTGHMGFLTETYLPHLQEAIKEVLENRYIVEQRTMMSVRLYRDDTLLWEALSLNEMVLHREPLTSMCHFEVAIGSHAPVDIAADGVIISTPTGSTAYALSAGGPVITPGIPVMQLVPICPHSLASRSLVFANTETVKIYPANRHRLVMVVDGNGGCYVLPNDRIEIAQSPYPACFIRLQKPEFFRVLREKLGWGLPHISKPTSVELP, translated from the coding sequence GTGCCGAAGGCAGGCATCATCTACAACGACTCCAAGCCGAGCGCCGAGCGCGCCACGCAGGAGCTAATCACCTGGCTCTCAGATTTGGGCTGGGAGGTTCGGACGACCACTGGGTGGGGTGGCATCTTGGGCTACGCTCGACCGGAGAGCCCAGTTTGCCACACGCCGATCGAAAGCCTTGTGCCCCCAGGCTTCGATGACGGCTTAGCCTTCGCGATCGCGCTAGGTGGCGACGGTACTGTGCTGTCCGCCTTCCGCCAGGTCGCTCCCTGCAAGCTGCCGGTGCTGGCGATCAACACTGGCCACATGGGTTTCTTGACCGAAACCTATCTACCGCACTTGCAGGAGGCGATCAAAGAAGTCCTCGAAAACCGTTACATCGTCGAGCAACGCACGATGATGTCAGTGCGTCTGTACCGCGATGACACACTGCTCTGGGAGGCACTGTCGCTCAATGAGATGGTGCTGCACCGGGAGCCGTTGACCAGTATGTGCCACTTTGAGGTGGCAATTGGCTCCCATGCCCCGGTTGATATTGCTGCTGATGGCGTCATTATCTCGACACCCACCGGCTCTACGGCCTATGCACTCTCGGCAGGGGGGCCTGTGATCACTCCGGGTATTCCGGTCATGCAGTTAGTGCCCATCTGTCCACACTCGCTGGCCTCGCGTTCGTTGGTCTTTGCCAATACCGAGACGGTGAAGATTTACCCGGCTAACCGACATCGGCTAGTTATGGTAGTTGATGGTAACGGTGGCTGTTATGTGCTGCCGAATGACCGGATTGAGATTGCGCAGTCTCCTTATCCTGCCTGCTTTATCCGACTCCAAAAACCTGAGTTCTTCCGAGTACTTCGCGAGAAATTGGGCTGGGGTTTGCCCCACATCTCGAAGCCGACCTCGGTAGAACTGCCCTGA